A window of Bombina bombina isolate aBomBom1 chromosome 5, aBomBom1.pri, whole genome shotgun sequence genomic DNA:
gttttaacaatattagtgtaaaaaacacacatcacattgatatgtatgacaattacatggtaaataatgaaggacaatgtttatggtgaactataacattatttatttttcttgggctttttagatgagggagctgaggtgcctgtagtggattgccttgttctctttgttctagcagattctggtgtttctgctggtgtgctggcaacacacccaagagttgattttgttatctCCATCTATtgcccatctgcatctgcatatctgacagaattcgcatcatctgtgactggttttgaacacttccacttaatgatgctgccatatCCCTCTGCAGCTCTAAGCTACGTTTGTGTaccctctcttggctcctgaagaacctctcttggcctctttgtatgctcttggaaaaaaacacactttttctaactttgacccccaaaatctgttacacatctacaaccaccaaaaaacacccatgctaaatagtttttaaattttgtcctgagtttagaaatacccaatgtttacatgttctttgcaagttatagggccataaatacaagtagcactttgctatttccaaaccactttttttcaaaattagcgctagttacattgggacactgatatctttcaggaatccctgaatatccattgacatgtgtatattttttttagaagacatcccaaagtattgatctaggcccattttggtatatttcatgccaccatttcaccgccaaatgagattaaatagaaaaaaatgttcactttttcacaatttttttcacaaactttcggtttctcactgaaattatttgcaaacaacttgtgcaattgtggcacaaatggttgtaaatgcttctctgggataccctttgttcataaatagaagacatatatggctttggcattgctttttggtaattagaaagccgctaaatgccactgcgcaccacatgtgtattatgcccagcagtggaggggttaattagggagaatgtagggagcttctatggttaaatttagctttagtttagtgtagtagacaaccccaagaattgatctaggcccatcttggtatatttcatgccaccattacaccgccaaatgcgatcatataaaaaaaaatagttctctttttcacaattttaggtttctcactgaaattatttacaaacagtttgtgcaattatgacacaaatggttgtaaatgcttctctgggatcccctttgttcagaaatagcagacatatatggctttggtgttgctttttggtaattagaatgccacaaAATGCCTCTAtgcatcacaagtgtattatgtctagcagtgaaggggttaattaggtagcttgtagggagcttgcagggttaattttagctttagtgtagagatcagcctcccacctgacacatcagaccccctgatccctcccaaacagtgctcttccctcccccaccccacaattgtccccgccatcttaattactggcagaaagtctgccagtactaaaataaaaggcatttttaaaaatatatataattttttttagcatatttacatatgctgatgtgtaggattccccccttagcccccaacttccctgatcccccccaaacagctctctaaccctccccctctaccttactgggagccatcttgggtactggcagctgtctgccagtacccagtttctgcaaaaaaatgtttttctattttttttaacattttttctgtagtgtagcttcccccccaaagaacaacccccctccacctcccagatcactttgattttgtaattttttttcattttactcaacttttattttccattttttttctgtagtgtagccgttcctacccgcatccaccccgtgcacgcgccagcCCCCGCATGCACGTGCGCGCGTCTGTGTGCatccccggcgatcccgcccacaatcctgcccccctctacgtcatatggcccatcgatggccgcccacccgcctcccacgtaagctcccacccaccaacgataccggccatcgatgtccagtgcagagagggccacagagtggctctctctgcatcgggtggccaaggggggttattgcaggatgcaagAACCCGGAGccgtgcgggaaatacagcttggcgccagGTTTTGCGGtgccaagctgtatttcccgcactgctattggctaagaggtggaaacgtcacctctcagccaaattggattctgccgtgggctgcctttagcagctcagcgcagcaaacgcttctaacaaataaaggggctttcagaatgaagtattttatacttcatgaatgaaagtcccatttatttgttacgattgtaaatcctagcgtttcccaaacgctaggatttaccatcactttaaatgcaaGGCAAAGCAAAACAAATTATCTTTCTAATATTACCCTAAGACCCATTAGCAAAGCAGCTGCCAGTTCCCCACAAAAAGAAGCCAGTTCTTTAATGGCATCTTCAATATAAACAATACCACCACACGCCGGTTTAGAAGGCCATCCTCTGGCAGAAATTTAATTGTGAAGGCACCATGCCAAACTACCATAAGTTCTATGGACTCTGGCTATCTTAGTCACATAACAGAAGGCTGAACATTGTTCTGGAACTTTCTTCAGTATGATACTAGCTAAAATCATGAAAACCTGTAACCATTTATCAAGCATTTTCTAccttttttaagggcaataaagAAAACAATTCAATTCACTGTGTAAGCTCTAccatttttatttcttaaagcaggCAAATACCCAGTTGACCATAAGAACAAAGACAATAACAGTCTCTGCTTCCTTTATATGCACTTTGCAACACTATCTTCCCTAGAACCTGTCATAGGGGCCTAACCCTAAACTATGGGTGAACGCTAGCAATAGATGACTATGGAAAATCAATAATAGCAGTCAAGACAATTTCttcgctattttgctgagaggtgacatttctACTTCTTAGCCAAAAGGCATGCGGGCTATCCGGCTTGGTGCCAGTTGGAGCGCACGGCTATTTGCAAAagagcgttctgccgtgggctgcccgaacagctcagtgcggcgaacgcttcaaacaaataaaggaacttccagcatgaagtattttatacgtcatgaatgaaagtcccctttattagttccaatggtaaatcctagtgtttcacaaataggatttaccatccctttaaagaggaaaaaaacattacaactgggggaaaaaaaaaaaaaagaaatggttgtgtctaaagaaaaagaaagaaccatACTATCCTCATCAactaccatttaaagggacagtctacaccagaatttttattgttttaaaagatagataatccctttattacccattctccagttttgcataaccaacagttatattaatatacttttaacctctgtgattatcttgtatctaagcctctgcaaactgcccctttgtttcagttcttttgacagacttgcagtttagccaatcagtgcctgctcccagataacgtcacgtgcatgagcacagtgttatctatatgaaaaacatgaaataacaccctctagtggtgaaaaactgttaaaatgcattctgaaaagaggtggccttcaaggtctaagaaattagcatatgaacctcctaggttaagggtcaactaagaatatcaagagaacaaagcaaaattggtgataaaagtaaattggaaaattgtttaaaatgacatgccctatctgaatcatgaaagtttattttggactagactgtccctttaagctttttcagCTGTGGAAACATTAATTTTATCAGTGACCTAAACCCTGCCAAAAATCACCACACCAGCCCTGGCAATATCCGTGTATACCAGTGATGGCCAAATTCCTAGCAGATGGGGGCCACATATTAATATTTTAGAAtctttaagggccacatataaattgATGGCTATTAAACAAATATATGTTCAAGTGTTCAGTGGCACAAGGTTAGATtttggtaaggttgcagggtaccctctgtCTGCTGTTCTTTCCTTCAGAGAGTTCCTTTGAGTTGTGGTCACCAAAAGCACACATTTTCAGTTCAGCTTTTTCCTAGGGCCACAAAACTTTGACACACATTGTTAGTTCTGCTTTTCTCGAAGTGACGCAAAAACTAGTGCCAAGGGTTGTAATTCTCGGGTTGCCAGTTCACCATTCTTGCTGTGCAACTCAACCACTTCCCCAGAACCTTTCAACTCTGCCTCCCGACTAAACCATCAAGAATCCATCCTCTGCTATTTCAAATATGCATTATGATAGCACAGTCCATCATTGCACTTTTTATGTATTGATTTCTTTACGGAAAAACTGGGACTGCACAAACTCTATCCTTGACTACTCTAAGGGACTGTAGATGTCTAAGACTTCTGCAAAGCATATTAAAGGGGCACGTTAGTTATATGCAAGTtatggtgcaataataaaatacgctAACACTGAACATAAACTGTAAGGTGTCCATTTGTCCTGCCTTTTCTAAGACAGTAGCGAATTTGGGACATCTGTCCCGAAACGTTCTGGTTTCCCTGGTTGTTCCGAATTTGCAGTGTCCAACATTCCTACTGAATTTCGAATCTGAGTTAAATTTTAACCCAGTGGCGAACTTCAGTAGGTATGTGGAACAATGTGATAGGCAGACTCTACAAATTCAGGAAAAGGCAACATAGTAGTGACAGCCAGAGTAAGAGTGAGAGTTTCTTCCTCCCCCACCCCCATTCCATGTGCACTGGCACGTGCTTTTCCTGCAGTGACTTTGCACTGAAGTTTGTATTGGAGGACCTGGGCTGCAACTGCTGTGGCTGgccagcattgaggtatgtgtgaGGCTATGTGTGACATGTACAATTCCACATATGCATGTGTTCAGTACATACAGATCAGTAAGAACAGTCAGGATCAGTGATACACATGTGTGTCCCCCAGACCCTCCCTTGGCCATGACTAGCTagctttttggttcagaccctggatagcacttgctgattggtgactacatttagccaccgatcagcaagcgctatccaggtgctgaacccaaaatgggccggctcctaagcttacattcctgctttttcaaataaagataccaattgataataggagtaaattagaacgctgtttaacattacatgctctatcttaatcatgaaataaatcaaattgggttcagtatccctttaaacatttaaaatttttgtttaacCAACTTAACAACATTTATGAGGTGCACTGAATTTGGGTCTGTCACCTTAATATACTGATTACatagattattattttattagtttcatGATTACAACTGCCGTTCCTGTATGCAGACACCTAAAATTTTCTTTATAGCTTTCTTTGCATTTCTATTTACTCCTCACACAATACTTGTCAGTACAACTGATAGCCAACACACAATATGCGTTTGCTGTACCTTAACCTTTAACTCCACCTTCGACAGCCTGAGCCTTGACAGTTCCCAGGAAACTAGGTCCTGCCCCCAGCGCACAGGCCATGCCCCTTTAGGGAAACTATGGCATTCTTATCATTTACTCGGTACAGTACTTAGATAAACAACAAAGTGTTTGTTAAACACAGTAGAACAAAAAAAATGCATCATATTATTAGATCTGTTTAGACATCGTATTGTTCATTACATAAAAATCTAAGGAGCAATTAATACAgtccaaataaattaaattacatctgGAATATATTTCATTCAAATGAATGCATTTAGCCATGTTGATGTATACAATAACACTTCATTTGCAATATGTTGCAGCAACGAGATTATTACGTTTATAAAGCGGTAGAAATAATTTAGCTATCTTCGATAGAACGCAGCACACATTTGCAAATAGGAAAACGAAATATTTTGAATATTGGTCCTCTCCGGTACTCGTAGAGCTGCGCCTGCTGTTGTTTCACTTTCTGTGATGCCAGAGTTCAGGACACGTCATTACAGACAGAAGTGCTTGGAGCGGCTATTTTGTCGCTAAGCAGCTGTGGTGCCAGTGACTGTGTACAGTTGGATACCGGTTACCTGGTGTACCACGATGGACCGGGACGGGATGAAGCACCGCGAAATGAGCGGGTATAGTGTGTATGAAGAGGAGAACGAGAAACTGACTGAAAATCTAAGGAACAAAGCTACTGCTTTAAAATCTGTAAGCATCTTATAACAAGTATGGCCCACTTGAGCCACCGTAGACCCAAATAGAGCATATCAAGGAATCATCACTAATTagctattaaaggaacagtctacttaaaaatgttattgtttggaaagatagatattcccattgttaccattacccagttttgcataaccaacattgttaaattaatatacattttacatctgtgattaccttgtatctaagcccctgcagactgccccttatctccgttcttttgacaggcttgaattttagccaatcagtgctgactcttaaataactattGAAATCCAGGCCGTTAGGCAACTTGGACTTTTTCTGACACTCCCCATTTGTCTAAAGCGTATGCGCAAGTCATTGCTGGATGTCAATCATCCCATGTGCGCACCCGTTTGACGCATGCATGGTAGTCACACTATGGAATTCCCAGTTACGTAAGTAACATAGTTCTCTCAAACGGGAGAGGAGAGAAGATACATTTTTGCAAGCTGCTTACGATTAGGTATATGATCAATTCAAGCTGTAATATGCTATATATAACAATAATTAACGCATTAACACATCGGATTAACGCATGCACAAATAGTATGTATCGGGAGTGAGCAAAAATAATGACGCAATGAGCGGGGTTGGACCGTTCTTGGCTACAGCTCGATCTACAACAGGAAGTAAGATGTGGGAGGAGCAATGAACGGTAGACAAGGTTTTATAAATCATTTgattataaatgtttattatggattttttaacaaataaacataGCGACTATTGTCCCACATTACTCTTAAACATAAATAACGATAGCATAAGcagcaactttaccatcactttaacattactTTTAAAAACCTGGCTACCAGAAGTTGCATTTCATTTAATTATTATTGTTCATTGCAAGGGTAGATGTAATTTGAGTATTTTGTTTGTATTGAAGATGTGCGTTGTCTAGCATAATTCTTTATACTGTATCAAAAAGTCAGCCATCCATCCACAATTTTTGGGCCATTagccattaaaggggcattaaacacaaataaatgctagatagaatgatgcattcaaagtaaagattagtctgagaataacatgtagatgtattttttttaagtttcattagctgtttaaatattgacaaaataagtgtaaagttttagtgtctataaaacagtaggagctgccatattgttaccttctctgctttggccaattacggacagttataaacaggttactagagtatgcagccaatgtgtggaatataacagtgttctgcacttccatttctaacaggaactgaaaagctcaaaatgtcataatggaattacaggaaaagggtacaaaataaataatgaaagtatattgcagagttttatatatatatatatatatatatatatatatacacacatctacagtgtgtgtgtaaatatatatatataacacggaagggaaattcactccaagaccggaccaggtacacatccagtgactcagcaacatcccagccctgggtgctaaatagcactccaaaaaagctgtgatgtcaccagagccacaggcagttaaccccagtccggaatgggtgcaagaaacaagggggattacaaacaaaaagtaatacaacacatagagacacccagcactcaccagctagctcacagctaagataaaatcacaactggaaaggttagttaccgcatctggccaaattggaaaagctcaggcaccacgtcaaggtcctttccactgcctgagtccctaacacagccacaccatgcaagcttacaaagccaaacaaactgagaacaaagaaggggtgcacaggtgtatgtaatcacccagagaaatacaaaacacggaagggaactgcactccaagaccggaccaggtacacatccagtgactcagcaacatcccagccctgggtgctaaatagcactccaaaaaagctgtgatgtcaccagagccacaggcagttaaccccagtccggaatgggtgcaagaaacaagggggattacaaacaaaaagtaatacaacacatagagacacccagcactcaccagctagctcacagctaagataaaatcacaactggaaaggttagttaccgcatctggccaaatgggaaaagctcaggcaccacgtcaaggtcctttccactgcctgagtccctaacacagccacaccatgcgagctcacaaagccaaacaaactgagaacaaagaaggggtgcacaggtgtatgtaatcacccagagaaatacaaaacacggaagggaactgcactccaagaccggaccaggtacacatccagtgactcagcaacatcccagccctgggtgctaaatagcactccaaaaaagctgtgatgtcaccagagtgattacatacacctgtgcaccccttctttgttctcagtttgtttggctttgtgagctcgcatggtgtggctgtgttagggactcaggcagtgaaaaggaccttgacgtggtgcctgagtttttcccatttggccagatgcggtaactaacctttccagttgtgattttatcttagctgtgagctagctggtgagtgctgggtgtctctatgtgttatatatgtgtgtgtctgtatgtatgtgtgtatatatatactatatactgaaaattcaggatgcccctggccgaaaaccgaaacaaaaccaacattttttttttcttttttaactacagtgtgtgtgtgtgtgtgtgtgtagctgagagagcttgtaggcgggaaagcttcaacaaatgggcgtggtcacttgtaccgtagggcgtgatctgcagtgaaactggtggagctctacaagggagagcgtggttatagccacaCAACAATACAAGGTCAACATGTGTttctgtttttgggtgtagttatccgtgcgatgggcgtggctgcTCCTTaccgtctctcatcgtatctccacctagttcctggttcgggtctcacactgacccgtaaGATTATATGTCGGGatccccaaatggagtctgcctgtcacctatcaccaggaccaccggacttagctacgaccttacgtgcaaggtggttatagaaagttactgcgcttttttgtatacactgtctggtgggtgctaatttgtaccaactgtgtgcgaacttggggcttatgcatatatagtgtgcaagCATATTTGCCTCAAGCGAATAGAATGTATACGCCCacgaggctgatgtatgagcactgtatataaggcttatacatattcactgtgtgtgcttagggctgtgtctgataatatcaagtgtttataaacttgttacttatcctcctttgaatactgtattcagaactttagtttcctttaaaaaaaaaaaaggaaagggcactgctggtttcaaatatcatcatcatgtcatggtacttatgtgtgtgctctgtgtaccatgccagtgctgtgctgctcaccttatgctaaggctagacatgtaactcaatagaacaggggagggctgtatatTTTTAGTCATTTTGGTCCTCTCTGGGCCGAAATTgcaattgcacattttcggcagcCCAAATTTTTGGttcatcgctagtattattctttatttagttctgtgtaacagaatcagatttaaccaattttttttttttttttttaccaattatcaaaataaagtatagtcctagaaaactattattatatgcaaaacaataAGTCAAGTAATTAACTcgaacagcagctctaggctggcatcaaaattgaaatatgctacacaattttaccgaaaataaaaaggcaaaaaaaaagaaaaccgaaataaccaaataTTCCATTTACGGACGAAACTTTCTgcagccgaaatttcggtgcatccctaatataaatacaatatatatatatatatatatatatatatatatatatatatatatatatatatatatatatatatatatatatataaatacaatatatatatatatatatatatatatatatatatatatatatatatacacacatacaaaattatcattttatgttaccatctcaaagtgttaaatgtccctttaaagtggtatTAAACTCCTAACTACAACTACAGTAGGAAGGTTATTTTTTCTCaggtacctgcagctctcttcagagctgttctcttattttaatcctTTACAAGTGCTGGCTAGTGACGCTATTCACCTTTACACTGGGTGCCACAATCATAACTCCTTAGCCCAATGCGaggtatatatacgttgtgcaatattttgcttatcgtaccgcacaatgtatatatacatctgagctgcaggaagctccagcagtatcTGCTGTTAAGCTACAGCTGAGAGCTGGATTTACTGAGCTCCAGACATCTGCCTACATATGGAATCAAAGCACGATCGGTGCTCcgcttccatatgaaggcagatgccagattgttgcAGACAATGactctgtgtgtgtcaccgtctgtaaccatCATCTgctgggaggtgtgggagggaatccaggaggcgggtgggtggtccaGCAGCTGAGAGGGCAGGGATGGAGTGAGATGgccttacactacagaaaaataaaataaagggacagggagggatggggagctacgctacagaaaaagggGTGGGGGCTTTCCCTAACTAACGATCCGGTGAGGGGGAAGTGGGAGAACCACTACACTAGATAGTGGACAATAgaggggggagtgttagagagctgtttgggagggattaggggggtTGGATGGTAAGGTGGGATGCCACACtgcagcaaataaaataaataaattaataataataataaaaaaactaaatcttcatattggcagactgtctgccagtacctggggggggggggtggttaagGATggtagagagctatttgggagggttcagggggtgtgAGGTGTCAggtgtaatctctacactaaagctaaaattaacattttaaaataccTGATTGGCCCATTCACTGCTGGAAATAATAGTAGTGTGattcgcagctgcaattagcggccttataattacaggtataccccgctcatacagcaggttagggaccggagccccgctgtaaagtgaaaaccgccttaaagtgaaacaaggcagttttagctttcttttcacttgccaaaacttgaaaacatgtttgaactaacacatattaagggtgcaatagtgctacatttagtttaacacttgcacagcacagtattcaattattattcaataaatactgtaccaataaaatagtgacaattactgtagtaaaatttgccagactatagcactgagacatagattgcactgtaatgctgtagacaaagtgaactaagcataatacaatggtgccagtcacttttctcacaatttaccgatgattatagcactgttttaaaatccttggaggctgaacttcagctccacaaagcgctgtattagcgaagcgctgtaaagtgaggtatacctgtaccagAAAGCAACAACaaaaccatgtatgtctgctatttctgagcaaaggggatcccagagaagcttttacaatcatttgtgccatgattgcacaagcggtatgtaaataatttcagtgagaaacccaaagtttgttaaaaagttaaactattttttatatataatcgcAGTTGCTTTCTTATATCAAAAACAGGAGGCCCTAAATTAAATTTCTCAAACTTACAATCTCTTTTCAATAAGTACAAAATGATTGTCTACATGTATATAAGATAATTTATCTAATTTAAGCATACTGATGACATGTTTTGTTTTTCCTAGCTTTCTATTGAAATTGGAACTGaagtaaaatatcacaataaattaCTAGGGGAAATGGTGAGTATTCTCTTCTACACATTGGCTAACTATTTTGCTGCACTGCTTTGAATGTTTTATGTTGTGGTATTCTTAAGAGCCCTATTAATCTAGCTTACTGTGTAAAACATTGCAGTCTCTTGTTGCTAATTTCATATTATTTGTGTGATCATTTATCTTCtgtatattaaataatttaaaattagacaatcCCGTCTACTATATGAGAATGgaataaaagtttattttctttatttttcaaaaatatcaaaaataagagagggcgcatacactatatatacactgtacaacttcaaaaaacaacatacacagctcattcaatatatggcacttgtacctattaacatacaattatatcaaagtcccatgTTGAAAGTCAGTATGATAGTACAAAAAATCAGGTATGTCCTCAGTGTGAATGAtagctgcactcctcttcacagaagatactggaaaaactgtaaaatagaagaaagagaggggcgcctcatgtgtagaatcaccaaatcaaaaaagccaaagcttatgcacttgatccaaattggtactcacatttaaaataagcaccccaatgtgctaatggaagcagactgacataatatagtgtgtcagtacacccactccaggatatccccgccaggtgtgtctgtaatggagagtcaagacaacaaaggaaaccacatgtgcagatcaaccaaatagatggaacaatggagataattatgctaaatgggtactcacaatgtccaatagcacacctatgtgctggtagatgcagactgataattttaggttagggcttgtcagctcacccactccaggtgttatcaatgatatggtccaaaaacaggataaatacacaaacagcccaatattgggaaatgagaggtaaggtagaaaccactatacttgttatagtaaaaaaacatttttattaaaagactgaaaacaaaaattgaaatttaaaaattaaaatattaaaagaatataataccAAATAGTGGTCAAGGGTATAATCCCctctaatgcaacgcgtttctcggcactgaagggccgtttcttcaggcatgtaTACACCTTACCTCTATCCTGCTATTTAAACCTTTAGATGCCAGTTCCTAAGGACAGGAAAGAAAAGAGGCGCCCAATGGTGTAATATCGTAGGTGAAAGTGAAAAGAGACAAAAGCAGATATCAATTGTACTCACAAACCCAGGTGCACATCTATTGCAATAATAAGCGTACCGAGGCTTCGGATCCGCTCGGCTGACTCAGTCCACTGGTGTCGACCTGCAAAGGAACACATCCTCGAAGGAATATCACTCTAAACTTGATCCAATAGTCCAGACTAGAGCAGGGTGTATTTAAGTAAATCTAGactttattaaaatcaattaaaatacaggaaacacaacaacgcgtttctcagcacggACGCTGTTTCATCAGGTTGTAATATTCCTTCACAACCCAGCTCTAGATATATCTACAAACAACCAATTACAAGGGTGAATCATGGCACACCCCCAAGATGACACACCGTATTGGACCATTGATCGGCATCTAAGTTATATATACAACATCTGTGTTTGTTTGGTATATACACATGACCAATGGAAGATCGATGTAATCGTACACCCACTGATGCTTTGCATACAATTGGATACGGAGGCCGGTAAATGGGCCAATCACACAAAGGTGTGTATTAACCTTAATATTAAAG
This region includes:
- the BET1 gene encoding BET1 homolog, which encodes MDRDGMKHREMSGYSVYEEENEKLTENLRNKATALKSLSIEIGTEVKYHNKLLGEMDSDFDSAGGLLGSTMNRLKILSRGSQSKLLCYMLLFALFVFFVIYWFIKLR